A window of Bacteroidota bacterium contains these coding sequences:
- a CDS encoding DUF3667 domain-containing protein, whose translation MMSEHPHNCLNCGHTLTGRYCINCGQKADTHRITPKHFFMHDVLHGTLHIEKGLFFTVIQVLRHRGQTALDYISGKRIRYYNVFYLSLILLSLNIVAVVYKHRILPDTAVKYSGDVSTVFTFAAGNMKFIVLTFIPFMALNTFLLFRRKKHNYAEHAVAAGFCMVAALTLALIANLFLLLGNYSLFSYLGIGFGWLVFLTPLFFYVRYAAPHYRIFGYSWRILVFYILFIVEVLMLILLLSYLYTGELNISGEITL comes from the coding sequence ATGATGTCTGAGCATCCCCATAACTGTCTGAACTGCGGTCATACCCTTACGGGCCGCTATTGTATAAACTGCGGTCAGAAAGCCGATACACACCGCATTACGCCCAAACACTTTTTTATGCACGATGTGCTTCACGGTACGCTGCACATCGAAAAGGGATTGTTTTTCACGGTTATTCAGGTGCTCAGGCACCGCGGACAGACCGCGCTCGATTACATTTCGGGCAAACGCATCCGTTATTACAATGTATTTTACCTCTCGCTTATCCTGCTTAGTTTAAATATTGTAGCGGTGGTTTACAAACACCGCATTTTACCCGATACTGCGGTGAAATACTCGGGCGATGTGAGCACTGTATTTACGTTTGCTGCGGGAAATATGAAGTTTATTGTACTCACCTTCATTCCGTTTATGGCGCTTAATACATTTCTTCTGTTTCGCCGTAAAAAACACAATTACGCCGAACATGCAGTAGCCGCCGGATTTTGCATGGTGGCTGCTTTAACACTGGCACTCATTGCCAATCTTTTCCTGCTGCTTGGTAATTATTCGCTTTTCTCATACCTCGGCATTGGTTTTGGCTGGCTGGTTTTTCTTACACCCTTGTTTTTTTATGTACGCTATGCAGCCCCGCATTACCGCATATTCGGCTACAGCTGGCGCATACTGGTGTTTTATATACTGTTTATTGTTGAGGTATTAATGCTGATATTGCTGCTCTCCTACCTGTATACTGGCGAACTGAATATCAGCGGCGAAATCACGCTGTAA
- a CDS encoding YbbC/YhhH family protein — MITFQFAQCDNKKNSEYAEQELKLALKDTLQDSQFYFTGKVTDESSAIKAAEPILFNIYGEKNIKQQRPYQVYNTQKYWVIWGTLNEEYSLGGVFLIILNAQNNRVLRIIHGK, encoded by the coding sequence GTGATCACATTTCAGTTTGCTCAATGTGACAATAAAAAAAATAGTGAGTATGCAGAACAAGAGTTGAAATTGGCACTTAAAGATACTCTTCAGGATAGTCAATTTTATTTCACCGGTAAGGTCACTGATGAATCTTCAGCCATTAAAGCTGCTGAACCAATACTATTTAACATTTACGGAGAAAAGAATATCAAGCAACAACGTCCCTATCAGGTTTATAACACTCAAAAATATTGGGTAATCTGGGGTACACTTAACGAAGAATATTCTTTAGGTGGTGTGTTCCTGATTATTCTGAATGCTCAAAATAATCGTGTACTCCGTATTATTCACGGGAAATAA